One genomic region from Rosa rugosa chromosome 1, drRosRugo1.1, whole genome shotgun sequence encodes:
- the LOC133743578 gene encoding probable glycosyltransferase At3g07620 encodes MAKQVHRRSYQNVFVLFAMAFFAIVSVVVMPKAHKGISTWLGLTSTIGMSSAPQFRFNNISGHGGFTGKSVSKRDNDKRDVNLERLEAGLATARELIREATKLNQTSTLEDADYVPHGDIYRNAYAFHRSYLLMESLFKIFVYEEGEPPIFHNGPCKNIYSMEGLFLSFMETDTKFRTLDPEKAHVYFLPFSVVMIIEYLFHPIIRDKAVLQRTVVDYVRVISNKYPFWNRSLGADHVVLSCHDWGPRATWYVRQLYFVAIRVLCNANTSEHFNPKKDASFPEINLKTGEITGLIGGFPPSKRSILAFFAGRMHGRIRPLLFQHWKEKDKDLLVYETLPEKFSYHDMLKKSKYCICPSGHEVASPRIVEAIYAECVPVLISQHYVLPFSDVLDWESFSIQVSVSEISQLKEILMGIPEEKYRRMQERVKQVQRHFVVNNPPKRFDVFHMIIHSIWLRRLNVRIYS; translated from the exons ATGGCAAAGCAGGTTCATAGAAGATCATACCAAAATGTTTTTGTACTGTTTGCAATGGCTTTCTTTGCTATAGTCTCAGTGGTTGTTATGCCAAAGGCCCATAAAGGAATATCTACTTGGTTGGGTTTAACTAGTACCATCGGTATGAGTTCTGCTCCTCAGTTCAGATTCAACAATATTTCTGGACACGGG GGTTTCACAGGCAAGTCTGTTTCTAAACGAGATAATGATAAAAGAGATGTAAACCTGGAGAGGCTTGAGGCCGGTCTTGCTACTGCTAGAGAGTTGATAAGGGAAGCAACAAAGTTAAACCAAACAAGTACACTTGAAGATGCCGATTATGTTCCACACGGCGATATTTACAGGAACGCCTATGCCTTTCACCG GAGCTACCTCTTAATGGAAAGCCTTTTTAAGATTTTTGTCTATGAAGAGGGAGAGCCTCCAATATTCCACAATGGTCCTTGCAAGAACATATACTCTATGGAAGGACTCTTTCTCAGCTTCATGGAAACTGATACCAAATTCCGAACTTTGGATCCAGAAAAAGCTCATGTCTATTTCCTTCCTTTTAGTGTGGTGATGATCATTGAGTACCTCTTTCATCCAATTATTCGAGACAAAGCTGTTTTACAACGCACCGTGGTTGATTATGTTCGAGTCATATCCAACAAGTACCCATTTTGGAATAGAAGCCTTGGGGCTGATCATGTAGTGCTTTCTTGCCATGATTGG GGGCCAAGGGCGACATGGTATGTTCGACAGCTATACTTTGTTGCCATTCGTGTACTATGCAATGCAAACACCTCCGAGCACTTCAACCCTAAGAAAGATGCATCATTCCCCGAAATCAATCTTAAAACAGGTGAAATTACAGGTTTAATTGGAGGCTTCCCCCCCTCCAAGCGTTCTATCCTAGCCTTCTTTGCAGGACGAATGCATGGACGAATCAGACCATTGCTTTTCCAACACtggaaagaaaaagataaagatCTACTGGTTTATGAAACACTCCCCGAAAAATTTTCGTACCATGACATGTTGAAGAAAAGCAAGTATTGCATTTGCCCAAGCGGTCATGAAGTCGCTAGTCCAAGGATCGTAGAGGCAATTTATGCAGAGTGTGTTCCAGTTTTGATTTCACAGCATTATGTTCTGCCTTTCAGTGATGTTCTAGATTGGGAGTCCTTTTCTATTCAAGTATCTGTGAGTGAAATATCACAACTTAAGGAAATCTTAATGGGGATTCCTGAAGAGAAGTATAGAAGAATGCAGGAAAGAGTGAAACAAGTGCAAAGGCATTTTGTGGTGAACAATCCCCCCAAGAGATTTGATGTTTTTCATATGATAATTCATTCAATATGGCTTAGGAGACTTAATGTACGCATTTATAGTTGA